A section of the Harmonia axyridis chromosome 2, icHarAxyr1.1, whole genome shotgun sequence genome encodes:
- the LOC123672155 gene encoding uncharacterized protein LOC123672155 yields the protein MLLPVLACDETSNMFSRLTVFLYASVSLVICYAVTSAVCSVELYQRSCALSCKVPQPRSLMVADLVNTTLKIRPYMTVLYRCDEGSGCCEKGRTCQVKDFDDLKVRFPTFINEEYVLRNYIIRNHTECSCQSSKNNIKR from the exons ATGCTGTTGCCGGTATTGGCCTGTGACGAAACTTCGAATATGTTTAGCCGACTTACAGTGTTCTTATATGCGTCCGTCTCGCTTGTTATCTGCTATGCCGTGACCAGTGCCGTTTGCAGTGTTGAGCTTTATCAAAGGTCCTGTGCGCTGTCCTGCAAAGTGCCACAACCAAGGTCTCTGATGGTGGCTGATCTGGTTAACACAACCCTGAAGATCAGGCCGTATATGACTGTGTTGTACAG ATGTGACGAAGGGAGTGGTTGTTGTGAAAAAGGAAGGACCTGCCAAGTGAAGGATTTTGATGACCTTAAAGTTCGATTTCCAACCTTCATCAACGAAGAATATGTTCTGCGTAACTACATAATCAGAAATCATACAGAATGTTCATGccaaagcagcaaaaacaacaTAAAACGATAA